A genomic segment from Aegilops tauschii subsp. strangulata cultivar AL8/78 chromosome 1, Aet v6.0, whole genome shotgun sequence encodes:
- the LOC109754626 gene encoding cypmaclein, which yields MAGKARVFMCVALVVLLLLVETTAPSGQAHAVDCGSACSYRCSKSSRPNLCNRACNTCCRRCDCVPPGTAGNEDVCPCYAHMTTHDGRHKCP from the exons ATGGCCGGCAAAGCTAGGGTGTTCATGTGCGTGGCGCTCGTCGTCCTCCTGCTCCTTGTCGAG ACCACCGCTCCGAGTGGACAAGCTCACGCCGTCG ATTGCGGCAGCGCGTGCTCGTACCGGTGCAGCAAGTCGAGCCGGCCGAATCTGTGCAACAGGGCGTGCAACACGTGCTGCCGGCGATGCGACTGCGTGCCGCCCGGCACCGCCGGCAACGAGGACGTCTGCCCCTGCTACGCCCACATGACCACGCACGACGGCCGCCACAAGTGCCCATGA